The following proteins come from a genomic window of Citrobacter europaeus:
- the dsdA gene encoding D-serine ammonia-lyase, whose amino-acid sequence MENIQTLIAQYPLVEDLVALKETTWFNPGTTSLAEGLPYVGLTEHDVQDAHARLTRFAPYLAQAFPETAATGGIIESELAAIPAMQKRLVKEYGQPIRGEILLKKDSHLPISGSIKARGGIYEVLTHAEKLALEAGLLTTQDDYSILLSPEFKQFFSQYSIAVGSTGNLGMSIGIMSACIGFKVTVHMSADARAWKKAKLRSHGVTVVEYEEDYGVAVEQGRKAAESDPNCFFIDDENSRTLFLGYAVAGQRLKAQFAQQGRVVDADHPLFVYLPCGVGGGPGGVAFGLKLAFGDNVHCFFAEPTHSPCMLLGIYTGLHDTISVQDIGIDNLTAADGLAVGRASGFVGRAMERLLDGLYTLDDQTMYDMLGWLAQEEGIRLEPSALAGMAGPQRVCASADYQQMHGFSAEQLNNATHLVWATGGGMVPEEEMAQYLAKGR is encoded by the coding sequence ATGGAAAATATTCAAACACTTATCGCCCAGTATCCTTTAGTGGAAGACCTGGTCGCTCTCAAGGAGACGACCTGGTTTAACCCTGGCACCACCTCTCTTGCGGAAGGTTTACCGTACGTTGGCCTGACCGAGCACGATGTTCAGGATGCCCATGCTCGTCTGACGCGCTTCGCGCCGTATCTGGCGCAGGCATTCCCGGAAACCGCAGCCACCGGCGGCATTATCGAATCCGAGCTGGCCGCGATCCCGGCGATGCAAAAACGGCTGGTAAAAGAGTACGGGCAGCCTATCCGCGGAGAAATCCTGCTGAAGAAGGACAGCCATCTGCCGATTTCCGGCTCAATTAAAGCGCGTGGTGGTATTTATGAAGTGCTGACACACGCGGAAAAACTGGCGCTGGAAGCCGGTCTGCTGACCACACAAGACGATTACAGCATTCTGCTTTCACCTGAGTTCAAACAGTTCTTCAGCCAGTACAGCATCGCGGTAGGCTCCACCGGCAACCTCGGCATGTCGATTGGCATTATGAGCGCCTGTATCGGCTTTAAGGTGACGGTGCATATGTCTGCCGACGCTCGCGCGTGGAAAAAAGCCAAACTGCGCAGTCACGGCGTGACGGTAGTGGAGTATGAAGAAGATTACGGTGTGGCGGTTGAGCAGGGTCGTAAGGCGGCAGAATCCGATCCGAACTGTTTCTTTATCGATGATGAAAATTCCCGCACGCTGTTTTTAGGCTATGCGGTCGCGGGCCAGCGTCTGAAGGCGCAGTTTGCCCAGCAAGGACGCGTGGTGGATGCCGACCATCCGCTGTTTGTTTACCTGCCGTGCGGCGTCGGCGGTGGTCCTGGCGGCGTGGCGTTTGGCCTGAAGCTGGCCTTCGGCGACAACGTGCACTGCTTCTTCGCCGAACCGACCCACTCCCCCTGCATGCTGCTGGGGATTTATACCGGGCTGCACGATACGATTTCCGTGCAGGATATCGGCATCGATAACCTGACGGCGGCGGATGGGCTGGCGGTAGGTCGTGCGTCCGGCTTTGTTGGCCGGGCGATGGAACGTCTGCTCGACGGTCTGTACACCCTGGACGATCAGACGATGTACGACATGCTGGGCTGGCTGGCGCAGGAAGAAGGCATTCGCCTTGAGCCGTCGGCGCTGGCCGGGATGGCCGGTCCGCAACGCGTATGCGCCTCTGCTGACTATCAGCAGATGCACGGCTTCAGCGCAGAGCAGCTCAATAACGCCACCCACCTGGTGTGGGCGACCGGCGGCGGCATGGTACCTGAAGAAGAAATGGCGCAGTATCTGGCCAAAGGGCGTTAA